GGCCGTTGGCGACCTTGGCGAAATCGATCACCACCGGCTGGTTCGGCCCGGCCGTCGCGCCGCAGCCCCAATAGATGAGCAGGCGGCCCTTGGGCTTTTCGCCGGGGATGGCCTGTTGCTCGCTGGGTGTGACCTTTGGCGTGACGAGCGGGACCGAGGTGCCGAGCCGGGCACCGGCGGGCATATAATGGTCGGCGGCCGGCGCACCGCTGGGGGCCTGGGTGGAGCCGAGGCGCAGCACCAGTTCATGGATCGGCTGATTGCCGCCGCCCATCATCATCGACATGGCGCCGCCCATGCCCCCGCCGCCGCCCGCCATCGCGGCCATGCCGGACATGGTACCGGCGTCCATCGAGTAACGGGCGATCGGGCCGCCGGCCTGCTGGCTGGCGCCGGGGGTAGCGAGGAGGGCGAAGCTGAAAGTGAGGAGCGCGACGCGGGGCGCGGCGGATTTCAGACGAGGCAAAGTGGACATGTATTCCCCTGTCAAAGCGTGGAAGACATGCGACCTTTCTGTTCTGGAGTCGTCTTAGCAGCTTTTGGCGTCGCCGGGGAGAGGGGCTATGCGCGCGCGAACCGGCCGTGACGCAGGAAATGCACGACCTGATCGGCGGTCGGCCGGGTGTAGATCATCGCGGTGTGGGCGACGGGCAGGATGATATGGTCGCTTTCGCCGGGACAATGGGTGGCGGCGACGCTGACCTTGCCGTCATTGGGCGCGCGAAAGAGGCGATTGGGGAGCAGGCCGTTCATCGGCCGGTCGCCCGCGATGATGCCGAGCGGATAGTCGACCTCTCCGAACGCCGCCAGAGTGGCAGCGTCGCGGCGGGTGCGCAGCAGGGCGCCGGCCTGGTTCAGGATCAGCGGGTGGAGGCGCAGGCGGTAGAGAAGGTCGGCAATCTCGCTGCCGCCATTGGGCGTGCCGAGCATGACCACGCGGCCCAGATGGTCGGGACGATGGCGCGCGAGCCAGGCGCGCAGCATCAGCCCGCCCATCGAATGGCCGACGCAATGGATGGTCCGGGCGGCATAGGCCGGGCTGGCGGTGATGCGGGCGTGGAGATGGTCGATCACGCGAGCGAGCGGCCAGCGCCAACTGGGATAGCCGATATTGGCGACGATGAACCCCGCATCGCGCAGGCGGCGGGCGAGGAGGGCGGTCTGCACCTGATGGCCGCCAAAGCCGTGGAGGAGGATGACGGATTCGGCGTGTGTGGACATGATGGCAGGGGTGTCATGCGGCGGGGATGCAGGCAAGGGCATGTGGGTGAAGAGGGAAGGCGCCAACGACCATTTGCAGAAGTTCGGTCACATGATCATAAAGCCGTAATGCAGAAATACAGCCGTTATGTGAACTTGGTGTTGATCGCGCTGCTCATTATCGCTGGGTTGATAATAGCAAGGCTCTATCCACTAGCGAATGCCACTGCCATTCAACCGGGCGATGTGCCTGTGGTGAGCGACGCTATGAAAGGCGCGCAAAAACTATTCCACTCGGAAGTTATCAATAACGCTTCCAGATTACCTGTGGTCATACGGATGTCTGATCGTACATGCGTTGAGTTACGCCCATATTCGAAGGCTCCTGCTGGCACCTACTTGGCTTGCTACGATAATCGCAACGGTCACTTGATCGAGGAAAAGGCAACAGGCGGTTATTGAACGTCCGAAAGCGACGAAAACTCGCGAAAACCCGACCGTCGCCAAACCACCCCAAATTCGCCTTTCCTTTTCTTCTCCGTGCCTCCGCGCCTCCGCGTGATTCATTTTCGCGCGGAGGCGCGGAGACGGTGGGGGACGACTAACCGCCTGTGCGGCAATGACGGAAAAGGGGGAGGAAGTAGCGGGGCCGGGATGCGGCTCTTTGTGGCGCGTGCCCCTCCACCGTGCTGCGCACGGTCCCCCTCCCCGTGCCGGGGAGGAATAAAAAAGGCGGCCCTCTCGAGCCGCCTTTCCCATGTGCCTGTGAAGGCGCTTATTTCGTGCCTTCGGGCGCCTTGGCCTTGCCGCCCTTCTTGCCGCCCTTCTTGGGCGCCGCAGGGGTGATCTGGAAGGCCAGGGCGTCGTCCTTCATATGGACATGGACCTCGCCGCCATGGACCAGCTTGCCGAACAGCAGTTCCTCGGCCAGCGGCTGCTTGATTTTTTCCTGCATCAGGCGGCCCATCGGGCGGGCGCCATAGAGCTTGTCATAGCCCTTCTTGGTGAGCCAGGCCTTGGCATCCTCGTCCAGGGTGATGTGGACGTCGCGGTCGGCCAGTTGCAGTTCGAGTTGCAGCACGAACTTGTCGATGACCCGGGCGACGATTTCCGGCGGCAGATAGCCGAAGGGCACGATCGCATCGAGACGGTTGCGGAATTCGGGGGTGAAGAGCTTCTTCACCGCGTCTTCCTGCACATCCTCGCGGGTCAGTTCGCCAAAGCCGATCGACTCCTTCGCCATGTCCGACGCACCGGCATTGGTGGTCATGATGAGGATGGTGTTGCGGAAATCGACGGTCTTGCCGTGGTGATCTGTCAGGCGGCCATTGTCCATCACCTGCAGCAGGATGTTGAACAGGTCCGGATGCGCCTTCTCGATCTCGTCGAGCAGCAGCACGCTGTGCGGCTGCTGGTCGACGGCGTCGGTCAAGAGGCCACCCTGGTCATAGCCGACATAGCCCGGAGGGGCGCCGATCAGGCGGCTGACCGAATGGCGTTCCATATATTCCGACATGTCGAACCGCTGCAGCGGGATGCCGAGCAGGGTCGCGAGCTGGCGCGCCACCTCCGTCTTGCCGACGCCGGTGGGGCCGGAGAAGAGATAGTTGCCGATCGGCTTGTCGGGGTCGCGCAGGCCCGCACGCGACAGCTTGATCGCGGACGAGAGCACCTCGATCGCCTTGTCCTGGCCGAAGACGACGCGCTTCAGGTCGGTAGTCAGCGATTCCAGCACGCTCTTGTCGTCGGACGACACGGTCTTGGGCGGGATGCGGGCCATGGTCGCGATGACCTGCTCGATCTCCTTGGGGGTGATCGTCTTCTTGCGCTTCGAGGGTACCACCAGCATCTGCATCGCGCCGACCTCGTCGATCACGTCGATCGCCTTGTCCGGCAGCTTGCGGTCGTTGATGTAGCGGGCCGACAACTCCACCGCCGCCTTGATCGCGTCCGACGTATATTTGACGTGATGGTGCTCCTCGAACGCGGTGCGCAGGCCGGTCAGGATCTTGATCGTGTCCTCGATCGTCGGTTCGTTCACGTCGATCTTCTGGAAGCGCCGCAGCAGCGCGCGGTCCTTCTCGAAATGATTGCGGAACTCCTTGTAGGTGGTCGAGCCGATGCAGCGGATCGTCCCGCCCGACAGGGCCGGCTTCAAGAGGTTCGAGGCGTCCATCGCGCCGCCGCTGGTCGCGCCGGCACCGATGACGGTGTGGATCTCGTCGATGAAGAGGACGGCGTGCGGCATCTTCTCCAGTTCGGTGACGACCGCCTTCAGCCGTTCTTCAAAGTCGCCGCGATAGCGGGTGCCGGCCAGCAGCGCGCCCATGTCGAGCGAGTAGATGACCGCTTCCTTGAGGACATCGGGCACTTCGCCCTCGACGATCTTGCGCGCCAGGCCTTCCGCGATCGCGGTCTTGCCGACGCCGGGATCGCCGACATAGAGCGGGTTGTTCTTCGAGCGGCGGCACAGGATCTGGATGGTGCGGTCGACTTCCGACGACCGGCCGATCAGCGGATCGACCTTGCCGCGTTCCGCCTTCTCGTTGAGATTGACGGTGAACTGCTCCAAGGCACTGTCCTTCTTGCCCTTGCCGTCCTGCACCTTCTTCTCCTCCTCCGGCGCGCCCTTGGTCTCCTGACGCTCGGGCGCGGGCGTGCCCTTGCCGACGCCGTGGCTGATATAGCTGACGGCATCGAGGCGGCTCATGTCCTGCTGCTGCAGGAAATAGACGGCATAGGATTCGCGTTCGGAGAAGAGCGCGACGAGGACATTGGCGCCCGTCACCTCATCCTTGCCGGACGATTGCACATGGAGGATGGCGCGCTGGACGACGCGCTGGAAGCCGCTGGTGGGCGAGGGGTCGCTGGCCCCTTCGACCTTGAGGCTGTCCAGTTCGGTGTCGAGATATTGGGTGACGGCATCGGCCAGTTCACCCAGTTCCACGCCGCATGCCTGCATCACCTTCGACGCATGTTCATCGTCGATCAGCGCGAGCAACAGATGCTCCAGCGTCGCATATTCATGCTTGCGCTCCGACGCATGGGTCAGCGCATTGTGCAGGGTGGTTTCAAGGGCGGCTGCGAAAGATGGCATGTCTTTTCTACTCCTGGCCCCGACCCGGGGCTGACTTGAACCATATGTCGGCATTGCTCGACGGCGGTTCAAGGGAGACGCCCCGACCGCCGGAATTGCCAGACTGCCCATGCCCGATGGAGCCCTTGGCGGGGCCGCAGGGGGCGAGGCGCGGGTTCATCGCTTGAATAACGCCTCGGCCGTTGCCTTATGGTTAACGGCGTTTTCAATTTTCGATTGGGTACGGATGATCTCGCCCTGCAACGCCTTCACGCGCTTTTCGAGTTCCGCCACGGATAATGGCCCCAGATCCTGTCGGAGCAGTTGAGCCAGCGGATCATCGGCCTTTTTCGGCAGATCATTGTCCATGTCCATAAACGGTAATGTTGACCGTGCAGGACAGTCTGTC
The sequence above is drawn from the Sphingobium sp. AP49 genome and encodes:
- a CDS encoding alpha/beta fold hydrolase, with product MSTHAESVILLHGFGGHQVQTALLARRLRDAGFIVANIGYPSWRWPLARVIDHLHARITASPAYAARTIHCVGHSMGGLMLRAWLARHRPDHLGRVVMLGTPNGGSEIADLLYRLRLHPLILNQAGALLRTRRDAATLAAFGEVDYPLGIIAGDRPMNGLLPNRLFRAPNDGKVSVAATHCPGESDHIILPVAHTAMIYTRPTADQVVHFLRHGRFARA
- the clpA gene encoding ATP-dependent Clp protease ATP-binding subunit ClpA, whose protein sequence is MPSFAAALETTLHNALTHASERKHEYATLEHLLLALIDDEHASKVMQACGVELGELADAVTQYLDTELDSLKVEGASDPSPTSGFQRVVQRAILHVQSSGKDEVTGANVLVALFSERESYAVYFLQQQDMSRLDAVSYISHGVGKGTPAPERQETKGAPEEEKKVQDGKGKKDSALEQFTVNLNEKAERGKVDPLIGRSSEVDRTIQILCRRSKNNPLYVGDPGVGKTAIAEGLARKIVEGEVPDVLKEAVIYSLDMGALLAGTRYRGDFEERLKAVVTELEKMPHAVLFIDEIHTVIGAGATSGGAMDASNLLKPALSGGTIRCIGSTTYKEFRNHFEKDRALLRRFQKIDVNEPTIEDTIKILTGLRTAFEEHHHVKYTSDAIKAAVELSARYINDRKLPDKAIDVIDEVGAMQMLVVPSKRKKTITPKEIEQVIATMARIPPKTVSSDDKSVLESLTTDLKRVVFGQDKAIEVLSSAIKLSRAGLRDPDKPIGNYLFSGPTGVGKTEVARQLATLLGIPLQRFDMSEYMERHSVSRLIGAPPGYVGYDQGGLLTDAVDQQPHSVLLLDEIEKAHPDLFNILLQVMDNGRLTDHHGKTVDFRNTILIMTTNAGASDMAKESIGFGELTREDVQEDAVKKLFTPEFRNRLDAIVPFGYLPPEIVARVIDKFVLQLELQLADRDVHITLDEDAKAWLTKKGYDKLYGARPMGRLMQEKIKQPLAEELLFGKLVHGGEVHVHMKDDALAFQITPAAPKKGGKKGGKAKAPEGTK
- a CDS encoding DUF1192 domain-containing protein — translated: MDMDNDLPKKADDPLAQLLRQDLGPLSVAELEKRVKALQGEIIRTQSKIENAVNHKATAEALFKR